The segment agagaacTGGTCCTTCCTCCATCCTgatgaggtgagagaggaggagctcacagatataactactgtaagcTGGGCCCTCTACCATACACACAGAACTTCTCACCCaaccctcatacacacacatactgggtttctagtggttagagcaaagGCCAGAGATGGCTGACAGATATGAAGCCGTGCTTTCAAAACGTTACAAGGTACTGTGTACACTCAGAGCCCATGTTGAATATCGACTAGGAATGTATATTTCAGCGATGGAGAGGTAGGGAGGTGAAAGGGAgataaaataagaaataaaaaagGGGGGATAAGAAACAAGagggcaaaataaataaataaataaataaataaataaataaaaataagtaCAGGGAGTAGTATGACTGTCTTACCTTGGCAggagctccctctctcctcatagcCGACGTTACACAGACACTTCCCTATGGGCACTAGCCACTCCCCCTCTGTGCTACAGTACATACGTGGTGGCTCCTGCTCCTTTGAGTGATTGACACACGAGCCCTTCACCTCCACCAATGAATGAGAGTCCATGGGCACCGTGTCAGGGAATGAGGCCAGGTTCCTAACGATGAACGGGCACATCTTAAAGTACACCCTGACTGACACCAGGGCCACACACGCCCCCACGTCCTGGAACGCCAGGTAGAAGCCCTTCTTGGTAACAGGCCCCACCTCCCGGACCTCCGTGTTGAGCTTCAGAATGCGGTCCCCCAGGTCCATTTGAGTGAAGCTCTCGTCTGCAGCGATGGTGTCGATCTTGGAGAACTGGTGTTCTCTGAAGCGGCTGCCCTGGTCCTCATCCGTCTCCAGGTACAGCAGGTTGAAGGTCTCCTTGcaggtccccaggaccagggggATGGAGTTACAGTCTCTCAGGGTGAACTTTAGCTCCACGTAGATCTTCTTGGCCGACTGGCGGGGGATCCAGTTGGTCCTCAGCCAGTTGTTCTGACTGTACTCCATCACGTTACACACCTGGAAGGTCCTGATGGGAGTGTAGTGCTCGTCAACTCCGCTGATCTCCTCCcactgagaagagagagatggagagagggaggaaagaaaggaggATAGAGATAGAATGTCATTCCAATTCTTTATTCTAAACACACCAGGATAATCATACATCATGTAGTTTAGTCTCCCAGCGGTTAAACTTTGAATCAAAGATGTGATGAATAGGGAAACACTTGAACGATGGTTATTATTGTGGCTAAAGTGACACTTATTAAATTGCATGGCTTTAAATTACATTATTCTCCATCAGTCATGAGTAGCTGAATGAATGAGTCTCTCCTACACACAGAGGTCTGCTCTGGGTAAGTGGAACTTCATTTTAATGATGAACAGTGTGTTTTCTATTACAATAATAGTGATTTACTTGGCAACCAACAGCATTCATCATTTCTCTTATTTTAACCGTCCCCCATTTCTCTTGCTCTGTCAACATCATCCTTTCtccgcactccctctctctctctgattgcagCTGTTGAAGCCAGGTATTCTTCTCACACACATCTTCTACATATGGAAGTCTCTTTCCAGCATTAGAGGGGATTCTTTGTTGTCCTTCCACAGACTTTTAGCAAGGGTACGAACAAGGGTACGaagaaacctctctctctctcactttgaaAGGAGATGACTGATGGATCTAGGGAACAGGGTTCATACTATTACGAGTTCATGTGTCTTCATGTAGAGCGATATGATGCACATTGAAATATATCAAATGTAATTGTTAGTGCTGTCTCTTTCCACTAATGCTGTCTTTGTATAAGTTCTCTGTGATCCACAAACACTGGAAGAggatcccccacacacacagggttgCCAGCGAGGTtagagaggggcagtgaaagcAGAGGTTAGAAATGAAACCCAGGTGTGAGCTCAGAGTAACTGAgatatgcagtgtgtgtgtgtgtgtgtgtgtgtgtgtgtgtgtgtgtgtgtgtgtgtgtgtgtgtgtgtgtgtgtgtgtgtgtgtgtgtgtgtgtgtgtgtgtgtgtgtgtgtgtgtgtgtgtgtgcgcgcgcacgcgcgtttgtgtgtgtgtgtgtgtgtgtgtgtgtgtgtgtgtgtgtgtgtgtgtgtgtgtgtgtgtgtgtgtgtgtgtgtgtgtgtgtgtgtgtgtgtgcgtgcgtgcgtgcgtgcgtgcgtgcgtgcgtgtgtgtgtgtgcgtgcgtgtgtgtgtgtgtgtgtgcgtgtgtgtgtgcgtgtgtttgtaccACCCCATTCCAGAGAGTTACTGTGCATTAAACCACTGCTGCCAAAACAAATGAAAGTTATTCTACGATGTGCAGACCATCCCCTGCCATACATGACATCATTATGACAAACTTCACCCTTCCCTCGCTCCTTTCCACTATTCCTTTCTCCTCtttactttctccctctctttctgcatGTCTTTGACATGAGAGACGTCATCTCTCAACTGTACAGCCTCTGTACATCCTGTCTTTAGTTGTGATGATGACATTGGGCTTGTATAACTATCTCTTTACAACACTGACACCaacaaggagggggagaggggatagagggaggggggcagagaaagggggaaagaggagagagagaaatgaaacgGTTGAACCAGCAGTTGGCAAAGCCCTAACACGACTCCCCAGTGTGCACTGGCTATGAAGGCAGGCCAACaagcatgctcacacacacacacaagctgccAGCTAGCTGAGTCTCTGGCAGCGGGGtagtgagagaggagagctggTGTTTCAGAGAGGGAGATATGTAATAACCTTATAATCCTTCTCCTGATCACGTTACAGTGGAATTACATTAGTTAGAAAAGACTGACATTTCTACAGCCCTGTGGTAGTATCATATAAATGACCCCTGTGATTTAGccttcacagacacacactcaacaACACACACGTACAAGTGTATCCACTCTCACACACAAGTTTCTCAGTTTCCATACTCGTCCTCTTAATTGAAATGCCTGTGAGGTCAGAATTACAGTTACTAggtttccattattaaagggagagagtgggaggagggaaagagagacaaaaggtcagagagaaagagtatgTGTGctccagagagaaacacacacagagagagaaagtgacagagtgacagacagaatgtACTCTATAAGGCCAGTGTTAGGCAGTAGTAGGGGTCTAAAACTAACTTTCTATATGTCAGGACAACTCTCTCACACTAATTGATATAAAACAACATTCAGACCCTACCCCTGAACTCTGACCCCTGTCCCCAGGTCACGGGGGTCCACCTAATGATCAGACACTCTGACCAAGAAGCGGGCTTCCCAGGCCACTTCAAAGGCCTGAGGGACACAGCTTCAGTCCAATGACACATTTCATTTAGTTGTTTCCTTGTTTTCAACCATCTAAGGTATTTTCTGAACATAAAATTGAAACAATGGATATTATTTACAGTTTGAATCAATGTATTCAGGGTTTAGAAATGTAATGGAGCCGGACTCCTGATATGGATGACTGTGACCCAACAGAGAAGGACAGTGGTGAAACCTGAAGCTTCATTGATCTGACTAATGTCCAATAAGGAGTCCGGTTCAGCTGCTTGATTGAGACAAGTCATTTCTTTATTTCTTTTTCACTCTTAATTCTCTCCATTCTCACAGTGTGGTAGTAACCAGAGAACCAAGTGCAGAGCAGCTTTAGTTTCCTGATTTGGGTCACCATGACAGAACTCAGAAGACTTTCATCACAGGTTGGACCAGAGAAAACCATAACACTACCTACCAccacccaccccaccaccaccccccttTACACCCCCCCTACAGTCCCCCTCTATAGCAGGCCCTCTCCAGGCCTCACCATGTGCTAATCTCTCGTTTATGGACAggcttttctcttctctcccagtGCAGCTGGGGCctctcactcagtcagtcagtcagtcagtcagtttgtATTTGGGGGAATATGGTGCTATGGTGACTAAATGAGTTTGGGTATTACAATACATGGAGACTGAGGAGTAGTGGACTCTGGCCAAAAGAGCTGTGCCATTAGGCTCTGGACTGGAGAGCAGTAATGTAGTGTGTCTCTCTGGGATTGGATGAGGCGATGCCAAGAGAGCATAGTGTGTACATGTCTTTGCAGGCCCAGACCTCAGGCTCCCAGCACCATATATAGTTTCTCATTAGTCCAGACATGATATTCAGTGGGAGATGAGTTCCTTCTCTGGTTCCTCAGAGAATATATCTGTAAATTGGTGGGGGTAAACTGTTAGGGATTTCTCCTTCCAAAGATGTGAAACATAGGCCTGCTGAGGGCACCATGATGATGAGGTCGTCCACATCTTAATCAACAATGAGTCATCAAGAACTCCTAATCGACACCAGAGTGATCGTGACACAGACCCCAGGCCTATGGCTGAATTAGAATGAGGCTAGGGTGCACAGTGGGGTTGGGGTGCTGTTTGTGCTGTAACACCGGAGCATTTTGTGCCGTAACACCGGGTAGCACTTTGCTTACAGACCAGGGGCCCATCTGTCACCGtcaatatgtattgtgtgtgtgtgtgtgtgtgtgtgtgtgtgtgtgtgtgtgtgtgtgtgtgtgtgtgtgtgtgtgtgtgtgtgtgtgtgtgtgtgtgtgtgtgtgtgtgtgtgtgtgtgtgtgtgtgtgtgtgtgtgtgtgtgtgtgtgtgtgtgtgtgtggccccatGCCACCACATTTTGAGAAATCATTTCAGAGGGACTGGCTCTCAGGACAGAATGCTTATCAACCGCCGTCAGCCAACGACATGAGTAATTACCCATGATTCACCTTGAGGACTTGATcatcagcactctctctctccccctctctcttcattcagcgctctctctccaccttcctcttcatccagcacactctccttccccctctctttctcttcatccccctctctctcaccgttCAAGACCACAGCAGGCAGTGGTTTCTGCAGGGTTATTCAGTAGTGCATCTACGTACTGTACCTTAGTTCAACCCACTCACTGTATTTTCAATCTGTTCTGAATCTTTCAACTTTACATAGAGGAATTCCCACTCTCAAAGGTTATGTCAATTACCCAAACCTGGCCTCAAACCCAGTCCAAAATAAGCAGGAAACATTAAAAGTCAGTGTTCTGTAAGTGTGTTTGGTTCAACCTTACAAAATAACCTCTAGGTTTTATAGTGCCGGTAGTTAATATATAGCTGGTGGAAACCAGGGCTGGCAGCTCTATAGAACAAATGAGAGGATTACCTTTAGCTCCAGCCAGCCAACACTTCATAAAGTTCAGAGGAGAAATGGGCTGCTGCAGCCCACGAGGCCAGTACGGTAACGGGTAGACAAATAAACACAGTAGACcaacacacagaaccacacacacacacatacgcagacTTAGACCGTGGCATTGGTAGAGACACAGGAGGAAGTAGGTAGaatagggaagggaaggaagtcatgcagttttgTGTTTTGATTGTGTTGTTGTACTACTGAATTATTAATGTTTGATCTCTGTGTTGTAATACTAGGTTAGTAAGGTTTGATCTCTGTGTTGTAATGCTAGGTTAGTAAGGTTTGATCTCTGTGTTGTAATACTAGGTTAGTAAGGTTTGATCTCTGTGTTGTAATACTAGGTTAGTAAGGTTTGATCTCTGTGTTGTAATGCTAGGTTAGTAAGGTTTGATCTCTGTGTTGTAATACTAGGTTAGTAAGGTTTGATCTCTGTGTTGTAATACTAGGTTAGTAAGGTTTGATCTCTGTGTTGTAATACTAGGTTAGTAAGGTTTGATCTCTGTGTTGTAATACTAGGTTAGTAAGGTTTGATCTTTGTGTTGTAATACTAGGTTAGTAAGGTTTGATCTCTGTGTTGTAATACTAGGTTAGTAAGGTTTGATCTCTGTCTTGTAATACTATGTTAGTAAGGTTTGATCTCTGTGTTGTAATGCTAGGTTAATAAGGTTTGATCTCTGTGTTGTAATACTAGGTTAGTAAGGTTTGATCTCTGTGTTGTAATACTAGGTTAGTAAGGATTGATCTCTGTGTTGTAATACTAGGTTAGTAAGGTTTGATCTCTGTGTTGTAATACTAGGTTAGTAAGGTTTGATCTCTGTGTTGTAATACTAGGTTAGTAAGGTTTGATCTCTGTGTTGTAATACTAGGTTAGTAAGGTTTGATCTCTGTGTTGTAATACTAGGTTAGTAAGATTTGATCTTTGTATAACATATAtgttatatatacatatttaaccATATTACAATctgatcctcctcctctttaacaAGACAAATAAACACAATCTGTCTCCCCATCCACGCATATGGTGAGCTCATCACATACTTAGCCTATGGATAGGTTAATCCCACTTGATTTAGCTCATAGGATTACAGAAAATAAGATGAGCTTGTATTGTTTGTTCGAAATGTCCTTAGCACCATTAAAACCTACAAATCTGCTGACAGGACAGAATGCTGACAGACAGGATAGAATGTAAAGGCGTGTGTAAACCATGAGACATGTATCTACTACTCACCCCGTGTGATGGGTAGGAGATCCATCCCAGCTCCCCCTGGCTGGCTTTGGAGTCCAACAGGTTcactgtagagaggaggagaataacAACAGGGATGGGTGTCGGGAAGTGACTATGGGAAAGCAGGTAGTCCTGGCACCACTGTGGACATTTTGAATCACTATCCTTCTGATGACTAATTAGCctcatcctcctttctctctaaACCTGGCCTTGGGACCTCCAGTCAAGAGCCATTACCAGGATAGTATTTACCCAGCTGCTCAATTCGCAGGACTCCTTagaacacatagacacacacaccaggcctGTTTCCCTTTGAGGACTTCCTAAAGCTAACCAAAACAGAGACAGCCTACTGCACTGTCCTCCAAAGCAAGAGATGTTCTGGTCTGTGGCGACCTGGAAGGCTGTTGAGTCACTGCTACAGCTGTGTGAACTGTCCCTCCTCTGAGTTATATAGTACTGATACACATGTACTGTAGGGTCAGGAAACCACATATGCTGTTACCAATCTTTGGATCTACAATCCCTGTCAGCCTGTAACTCTCATGTTCTAAGCTTTACATTGGATTCTTTAGGTTTTCAGATAAATCATGGGCTCTGACTGGACAAATGTACAACATTCATTACTACACTGTAAATATgaaaattattatattatttcacCAATTTTAGCTTTCAATGAATTATTTAGTTGTTAATGAATTGAAACGTTTGTCTAACGGTCATCGAGAGCTACGGTTAGATTGTGTGATCTGAATGGTGTGAGTGTTAtcagacatacactacatgaccaaaagtgtgtggacacctgctcaacaaacatctcattcaaaaatcatgggcattaatatggagttggtccccccttagctgcctaaacagcctccactcttctgggaaggagagtccactatatgttggaacattgttgcggggacttgcttccattcagccacaagagcattagtgaggtcgggcactgatgttggccgattaggcctggctcgctgtCAGCGTTCCacttcatcccaaaagtgttccattgggttgaggtcaggactatgtgcaggccagtcaagctcTTCCACaaagatctcgacaaaccatttccgtATGGACCtaactttgtgcatgggggcattgtcatgctgaaccaggaaagggccttcccccaaactgttgccacaaagatggaagcacagaattctctagaaagtcattgtatgctgtagcattaagattttacttcactggaactaaggggcctaccccgaaccatgaaaaatagaccgagaattattcctcctccaccaaactttatttTTATGTGTGTTATCTTTAAGTATCTTTTTTTTATTCAGGACCCACTCAGGAGCTCAActctacagttggcactatgcattggggcaggtagtgttctcctggcatccgtcaaacacagattcgtccgtcggactgccagattgtGTAGTGTAATTGATCACTCAAGAGAACGCATTTCACCTGCTCCAGAGTTTAATGGTGGAGAGCTttgcattgtgatcttaggcttgtgtgagacTGCCTGGCCATGgaagcccatttcatgaagctcccgacaaccAGTTTTTATgctaacgttgcttccagaggcagtttggaactcagtagtgattgttgcaaccgaggacatatgatttttatgcgcttcagcactcgtcagtcccgttctgtgagcttgtgggaCCTACCACTTCGTATttcagccgttgttgctcctaaacatttccacttcacaataacagcacttacggttgaccagggcagctctagcagggcagaaatttgacaaactgacttgtt is part of the Oncorhynchus gorbuscha isolate QuinsamMale2020 ecotype Even-year linkage group LG09, OgorEven_v1.0, whole genome shotgun sequence genome and harbors:
- the LOC124044441 gene encoding ephrin type-A receptor 3-like, which translates into the protein MDCKPRAKPLLLCIFLFILSFICPALLIIHPSNEVNLLDSKASQGELGWISYPSHGWEEISGVDEHYTPIRTFQVCNVMEYSQNNWLRTNWIPRQSAKKIYVELKFTLRDCNSIPLVLGTCKETFNLLYLETDEDQGSRFREHQFSKIDTIAADESFTQMDLGDRILKLNTEVREVGPVTKKGFYLAFQDVGACVALVSVRVYFKMCPFIVRNLASFPDTVPMDSHSLVEVKGSCVNHSKEQEPPRMYCSTEGEWLVPIGKCLCNVGYEERGSSCQGKTMGMFSVWIAV